The following are encoded together in the Terriglobia bacterium genome:
- a CDS encoding M48 family metallopeptidase: MHSRTLICVFSLILVSGPVVLARQAGAVTPASPVAPFDVKAAVDAYLAGVPADARARSDAYFEGGYWLMLWDYLCGAGVALILLGTRLSAKMRDSAERITRFKPLQTAIYWTEFLIITTVLTFPLTVYEGFFRERKYGLMNQTFADWFGDSAKQLLVSLILVGVLVTALFGIVRRLPRTWWIWGSIVSIVFLMFSILISPVCIAPLTNTYTRLQDERVRQPILSMARANGIPATDVWEVDASRQSNRVSANVSGFLDTERITLNDNLLKRCTLPEIETVMGHEMGHYVLNHIYKDIMFFGIVALVFFAFLRWSLDWSLARWGQRWGVRGVGDTAVLPLVVLLGSIFFFVMTPVNNSWVRVQEYEADIFGLNAARQPDAEARVDLMLGEYRKLDPGRLEEILFYDHPSGRTRITAAMRWKAEHLAELQGAPGAPAREARPLSPGVAGK, from the coding sequence ATGCACAGTCGCACACTGATTTGCGTCTTCAGCCTCATCCTGGTCTCTGGTCCCGTCGTTCTTGCCCGGCAAGCGGGCGCTGTCACGCCCGCATCCCCCGTGGCGCCGTTTGACGTCAAGGCCGCCGTTGACGCGTACCTGGCGGGCGTGCCGGCCGACGCGCGTGCGCGCTCGGACGCTTACTTCGAGGGTGGCTACTGGCTCATGTTGTGGGATTATCTGTGCGGGGCCGGCGTGGCGCTGATCCTGCTCGGCACACGCCTCTCCGCGAAAATGCGGGACTCCGCCGAACGGATCACGCGCTTCAAACCGCTCCAGACCGCTATCTACTGGACTGAGTTCCTGATCATTACCACCGTGCTGACTTTTCCGCTGACGGTTTACGAGGGTTTCTTCCGTGAACGCAAGTACGGCTTGATGAACCAGACGTTCGCGGACTGGTTCGGCGACTCCGCAAAGCAACTGCTGGTCAGCCTGATCCTCGTCGGCGTCCTCGTGACTGCGCTGTTCGGCATTGTGCGCCGGCTGCCGCGCACCTGGTGGATCTGGGGCTCCATAGTGTCAATCGTGTTTCTGATGTTTTCGATCCTCATTTCTCCCGTCTGCATTGCGCCTCTCACCAACACCTACACCAGGCTGCAGGACGAGCGCGTGCGCCAGCCGATCCTTTCCATGGCGCGTGCCAACGGCATTCCCGCCACTGACGTCTGGGAAGTCGACGCATCCCGGCAGTCAAACCGGGTCAGCGCCAATGTCAGTGGATTCCTGGACACTGAGCGGATCACCCTCAACGACAACCTGTTGAAACGCTGCACGCTGCCTGAGATCGAGACCGTCATGGGCCACGAAATGGGTCACTATGTCCTGAATCATATTTACAAGGACATAATGTTCTTCGGCATCGTGGCACTGGTTTTCTTTGCGTTTCTGCGTTGGTCCCTCGACTGGTCGCTGGCGCGTTGGGGGCAAAGGTGGGGCGTTCGGGGTGTTGGTGACACTGCGGTGCTGCCTCTGGTTGTGCTGCTGGGATCGATTTTCTTCTTTGTGATGACCCCGGTGAACAATTCGTGGGTACGGGTGCAGGAGTATGAAGCCGACATCTTCGGTCTCAATGCCGCCCGTCAACCCGACGCGGAGGCCAGGGTCGACCTGATGCTTGGCGAATATCGCAAGCTCGATCCGGGACGGTTGGAGGAAATCCTGTTCTACGACCATCCCAGCGGGCGCACGCGCATCACCGCCGCAATGAGATGGAAGGCGGAGCACCTGGCAGAGCTGCAGGGGGCGCCCGGAGCACCGGCCCGGGAGGCAAGACCGTTGTCGCCGGGCGTTGCGGGCAAGTGA
- a CDS encoding Gfo/Idh/MocA family oxidoreductase, with amino-acid sequence MNRMTRRRFLGNTARTTAAATAAVAGLGTAAVLDGRQKQAAPSDKIRVALIGSGGQGKADLGAFLKLPAVDCPAIADVDDKHMAEGVKMVADARGKNPDGYKDFRQILDRKDIDAVIVATPDHWHALATILACQAGKDVYVEKPLATTIAEGRAMVTAARKHKRVVDVGTQQRSAGHFKDAVAFVKGGKLGKIRMVRAWAYLDWKGDIGFPPDEPPPPELYYDMWLGPAPQRPYNRMRVHHNFRWIWDYSGGLQTDWGAHMVDVVMWAMGEEPRGAMAIGGKFGFPNDIRETPDTQQSIIEFPSFSLVWEHMIGCGIGPWQREHGCEFHGENGILVVDRGGWEVYAETDRFKQPERVFRMMPTPRQLVGGDFHLEHVKNFVECLKTRKIPTADVEIGHKSITAPHLGNIAVRLRRYVKWDPATENISGDAEAQALVSRQYRKPWVLPTA; translated from the coding sequence ATGAATAGAATGACGAGACGCAGGTTCCTGGGGAACACCGCCAGGACGACTGCGGCGGCGACCGCGGCCGTGGCCGGCCTGGGAACGGCAGCGGTTCTCGATGGGCGGCAGAAACAGGCGGCCCCGAGCGACAAGATCCGCGTTGCCCTGATCGGCAGCGGTGGGCAGGGCAAAGCCGATCTCGGTGCCTTCCTGAAGCTTCCCGCAGTCGATTGCCCTGCCATCGCAGATGTCGACGACAAGCACATGGCCGAGGGCGTCAAGATGGTCGCGGATGCCCGCGGGAAGAATCCCGACGGCTACAAGGATTTCCGCCAAATCCTCGACCGCAAGGATATCGACGCTGTCATCGTAGCCACTCCCGACCACTGGCACGCGCTGGCAACGATCCTGGCCTGCCAGGCAGGGAAGGATGTCTACGTCGAGAAGCCTCTGGCCACGACGATCGCGGAGGGGAGGGCCATGGTGACGGCGGCCCGCAAGCACAAGCGGGTCGTCGACGTCGGCACGCAGCAGCGCAGCGCCGGCCACTTCAAGGACGCCGTGGCGTTTGTGAAGGGCGGCAAGCTTGGCAAAATCCGGATGGTGCGCGCCTGGGCCTACCTCGACTGGAAAGGCGATATCGGCTTCCCGCCCGACGAGCCGCCGCCGCCCGAACTCTATTACGACATGTGGCTCGGCCCGGCGCCCCAGCGTCCCTACAACCGGATGCGCGTCCATCACAACTTCCGCTGGATTTGGGACTATTCGGGCGGACTGCAGACAGACTGGGGTGCCCACATGGTCGACGTTGTCATGTGGGCCATGGGCGAGGAACCCCGGGGCGCGATGGCCATCGGCGGCAAGTTCGGCTTCCCCAACGACATTCGCGAAACGCCCGACACGCAACAGTCCATCATCGAGTTCCCGAGCTTCTCTCTTGTGTGGGAGCACATGATTGGCTGCGGCATCGGGCCATGGCAGCGCGAGCACGGCTGCGAGTTCCATGGCGAAAACGGCATTCTCGTCGTCGACCGCGGCGGCTGGGAGGTTTATGCCGAGACTGACCGATTCAAGCAGCCCGAGCGCGTCTTCCGCATGATGCCGACACCACGCCAGCTTGTCGGCGGCGACTTCCACCTCGAACATGTGAAGAATTTCGTCGAGTGTCTCAAGACGCGGAAGATACCCACGGCGGACGTCGAGATCGGCCACAAATCCATCACCGCTCCCCATCTCGGCAACATTGCCGTCCGGTTGCGGCGCTATGTCAAGTGGGACCCGGCAACCGAGAATATTTCCGGTGACGCCGAGGCTCAGGCCCTCGTGAGCCGCCAATATCGGAAGCCCTGGGTTCTGCCGACGGCATGA
- a CDS encoding SpoIIE family protein phosphatase — MATHLESVLRTQLTTRRHRLQDAMSTASESAYLAGLLDEVDAALSRMDEGTFGLCETCHDSIEADRLMTDPLTRFCLDHLTPPQRRALEEDLELAASIQSRLLPPQDIAHAGWQAAYHYEPAGPVSGDYCDLVTTEEGSLYFMLGDVSGKGVPASMLMAHLHALFRALIGVGLPLVQMVERASRVFCESTLASQYATLVCGKAGKHGDVELCNAGHLPPLMVRASEVRSIDPTGLPLGMFCGEEFASDTVRLAKGDRLVLFTDGLSEAQNKAGVEFGVQPLIELAKAQQALSARAMVRSFMARADEFRSGVPGGDDLTLMVIERIG, encoded by the coding sequence ATGGCTACCCATCTCGAAAGTGTTTTACGCACGCAACTGACAACCCGCCGGCACAGGCTTCAGGACGCCATGTCCACCGCTTCCGAAAGCGCCTACCTGGCCGGGCTGCTGGATGAGGTGGACGCGGCCTTGTCCCGGATGGATGAAGGGACTTTCGGGCTCTGTGAAACCTGTCATGACTCGATCGAGGCAGACAGGCTCATGACGGATCCCCTGACACGATTCTGCCTCGATCATCTCACGCCTCCCCAGCGCAGGGCTCTTGAAGAAGATCTGGAACTGGCTGCGAGCATCCAATCGCGCCTGCTGCCGCCGCAGGACATCGCTCACGCGGGTTGGCAGGCGGCGTACCACTACGAACCGGCAGGCCCGGTCAGTGGGGACTATTGCGACCTGGTGACCACCGAGGAAGGGAGTCTCTACTTCATGCTGGGCGATGTCTCAGGCAAGGGGGTCCCCGCCTCCATGCTCATGGCCCACCTGCACGCGCTGTTTCGCGCCCTGATCGGCGTGGGGCTGCCTCTGGTCCAGATGGTCGAGCGCGCCAGCCGGGTCTTCTGCGAAAGCACCCTGGCCAGCCAATACGCCACGCTGGTATGCGGAAAGGCCGGAAAACACGGTGATGTGGAGCTCTGCAACGCCGGACACCTGCCCCCTCTCATGGTGCGCGCATCAGAAGTCAGAAGCATCGATCCCACCGGCCTGCCGCTCGGCATGTTTTGCGGTGAGGAGTTCGCATCCGACACAGTCCGGCTGGCCAAAGGCGATCGTCTCGTGCTCTTCACCGACGGTCTTTCCGAGGCACAAAACAAAGCGGGCGTGGAGTTCGGAGTCCAGCCGCTGATCGAGTTGGCAAAGGCGCAGCAGGCACTCTCGGCGCGCGCAATGGTGCGTTCTTTCATGGCAAGAGCTGATGAGTTTCGTTCCGGTGTGCCGGGCGGAGATGACCTGACCCTGATGGTGATTGAGCGGATCGGATAG
- a CDS encoding thioredoxin family protein — MRRSLFIALATGAALLIPFVLAGRQAPEELTREKIFAAGQEWQDKYDKYEPAADMVDALKTKLGADMKIDVYLGLWCPDSRNNVPLFIKILDRLGTEVPVRYFGVPRKANKDVKYYVEEMKVERVPSFIFYRDGEEIGRIVEKPKTGLLEDIMDIVFK, encoded by the coding sequence ATGCGACGAAGTCTGTTTATTGCTTTGGCCACAGGCGCCGCGCTTTTGATTCCGTTTGTTCTGGCCGGCAGGCAAGCGCCGGAAGAGCTCACCAGGGAGAAGATCTTCGCCGCCGGCCAGGAGTGGCAGGACAAATACGATAAGTATGAACCGGCGGCGGACATGGTGGACGCGTTGAAGACAAAGCTCGGGGCCGACATGAAGATCGATGTCTACCTGGGGCTCTGGTGTCCCGACTCACGCAACAATGTGCCTCTGTTCATCAAGATTCTCGATCGTCTGGGAACCGAAGTGCCGGTCCGATACTTCGGGGTGCCGAGGAAGGCGAACAAAGACGTCAAGTATTACGTCGAAGAGATGAAAGTGGAACGTGTGCCGAGCTTCATTTTCTATCGGGACGGCGAAGAGATCGGCCGCATCGTGGAAAAACCCAAGACCGGCCTGCTGGAAGACATCATGGATATCGTGTTTAAATAG
- a CDS encoding sugar phosphate isomerase/epimerase — translation MQKTTRRAFFQVTGMGLGAGWAAEALPMRQAPQRKTTAPKFELGMASYTFRAFGLDGTLAMTRRLSLKRISLKSFHLPLEAEADEIRAAVAKVKASGLDLYAGGVIYMQNEAEARQAFDYAKAAGMGIIVGVPNHELLPLVNTLVGNYDIRVAIHNHGPTDKIYPTPESAYQKIQGLDRRIGLCIDAGHAKRSGIDPAADAVRFADRLIDVHIKDVTAANERGETCEMGRGVIDIPAFLRALIKTGYAGTVSLEYEKDEKDPLPGAAESIGYVRGVLASL, via the coding sequence ATGCAAAAGACCACTCGCAGAGCGTTTTTCCAAGTCACCGGGATGGGACTGGGTGCAGGGTGGGCCGCGGAGGCGCTCCCGATGCGCCAGGCACCGCAGCGTAAAACCACGGCACCGAAGTTCGAACTCGGCATGGCCTCGTATACGTTTCGGGCCTTCGGGCTCGACGGAACCCTGGCTATGACCAGGAGGCTCAGCCTCAAGAGGATTTCCTTGAAGAGTTTCCACCTGCCGTTGGAGGCAGAGGCGGACGAAATCCGGGCCGCAGTCGCCAAGGTAAAGGCCTCCGGTCTCGATCTGTATGCCGGCGGCGTCATCTACATGCAGAATGAAGCGGAAGCGCGGCAGGCCTTCGATTATGCCAAAGCTGCAGGAATGGGTATCATCGTCGGTGTCCCGAACCACGAACTCCTTCCGCTCGTGAACACCCTTGTCGGAAACTATGATATCCGCGTCGCCATCCACAACCACGGTCCGACGGATAAAATCTACCCAACTCCCGAGAGCGCCTATCAGAAGATCCAGGGCCTCGACCGCCGCATCGGCTTGTGCATCGACGCCGGACACGCGAAGCGATCGGGAATCGATCCAGCGGCGGACGCCGTGCGCTTCGCGGACCGGCTCATCGATGTCCACATCAAGGACGTCACCGCGGCCAATGAGAGAGGCGAGACCTGCGAGATGGGGCGGGGTGTCATCGACATCCCGGCTTTTTTGCGCGCGTTGATCAAGACCGGTTATGCCGGCACTGTAAGCCTCGAGTACGAAAAGGACGAGAAGGATCCCCTCCCCGGCGCAGCTGAGTCGATCGGCTACGTGAGGGGTGTCCTGGCTTCACTGTAG
- a CDS encoding 4Fe-4S dicluster domain-containing protein, which yields MDRRTFAEKLISFLLVPLGGAALFRVAVAEDAKYNPADHYYGMGIQTDKCIGCGRCVQACKEENEVPKEPFFFRTWVERYFIKSNNEAIVQNLDERLVTSSQPGPDVDVVRSFFVPKLCNQCDSPPCVQVCPVAATFKTTEGVILVDNDRCLGCRYCIQACPYGARYLHPVRKTADKCTFCYHRITKDLSPACVEVCPTQARVFGDLKIKASPLTRFKRMNKLQRLKPSLNTEPKVFYANLDGEVR from the coding sequence ATGGATCGAAGAACATTCGCCGAGAAGCTCATCTCCTTCCTCTTGGTCCCATTGGGAGGGGCAGCGCTCTTCAGAGTGGCCGTGGCAGAAGACGCAAAATACAATCCGGCCGATCACTACTACGGAATGGGAATCCAGACCGACAAATGCATCGGTTGCGGCAGGTGTGTGCAGGCCTGCAAAGAAGAAAACGAAGTTCCCAAGGAGCCTTTTTTCTTCAGGACGTGGGTGGAAAGATACTTCATCAAGTCAAATAACGAGGCGATCGTTCAGAATTTAGATGAGAGGCTCGTAACGAGCAGTCAGCCGGGACCCGACGTTGATGTGGTGCGCAGCTTCTTCGTCCCGAAGCTCTGCAATCAATGCGATAGCCCTCCTTGTGTGCAGGTATGTCCGGTGGCCGCGACCTTCAAGACGACGGAAGGTGTCATTCTGGTGGACAATGATCGCTGCCTGGGCTGCCGGTACTGCATCCAGGCATGCCCGTACGGCGCCAGGTATCTGCACCCTGTCCGGAAAACGGCCGACAAGTGCACCTTCTGTTATCACCGAATCACCAAAGACCTGTCTCCGGCGTGCGTGGAGGTTTGTCCGACCCAGGCAAGAGTATTCGGCGATCTGAAAATCAAAGCCAGCCCGCTCACGCGCTTCAAGCGCATGAATAAGCTTCAGCGCCTGAAGCCGTCGCTGAACACTGAGCCGAAAGTTTTCTACGCAAACCTGGATGGAGAAGTAAGATGA
- a CDS encoding alpha/beta fold hydrolase, giving the protein MIPGRSNVGDSQGRRGLAILDLKQNKTSWADASAFAGNERPIKPGDAPVPRILNWSTPEWSDDGSHAVVTVRSQDYKDRWFVTIDPATGKASVLDNAHDDAWLREGSVATGTGGGGGFGGGGIAWLPDNKRFLFMSEKDGWMHIYSLDVTAAQPSAKQLTSGKWEVESARLSSDRTKIFFTSNEVHPGERHFYTMSVDGGPATRITTMTGSNEATVSPDEKSLAIIYSYSTKPPELYVMPFTPGAQAKQVTTTPTDEWRAFKWIDPKVIIYKARDGAEVYARLFTPEMIGAKRDPRRPAVIFVHGAGYLQNAHKYWSSSYYREFMFNNLLASRGYVVLDPDYRASSGYGRDWRTAIYEHMGGKDLDDIVDGAKYLVVTEKVDPKRIGLYGGSYGGFLTLMALFTTRDVFAAGAALRPVTDWAHYNHGYTAQILNMPQSDLEAYKRSSPIYFADGLKGHLLICHGMVDTNVFFQDTVRLIQRLIELRKENWEVAPFPVENHSFTEETSWADEYKRILKLFEGDLRR; this is encoded by the coding sequence ATGATCCCCGGCCGCTCGAATGTGGGCGATTCCCAGGGGCGCAGGGGGCTTGCCATTCTCGACCTCAAGCAGAACAAGACCTCCTGGGCCGACGCCTCGGCCTTTGCCGGCAACGAACGGCCGATAAAACCGGGCGATGCGCCCGTACCCCGGATTCTCAACTGGAGCACGCCCGAATGGTCCGACGACGGCAGCCATGCCGTCGTCACCGTGCGGTCGCAGGATTACAAAGATCGCTGGTTCGTCACCATCGATCCCGCAACAGGCAAAGCCTCGGTGCTCGACAACGCTCATGACGACGCGTGGCTTCGGGAAGGGTCGGTGGCGACCGGCACGGGCGGCGGCGGTGGCTTCGGCGGCGGTGGCATCGCATGGCTGCCCGACAACAAGCGCTTCCTGTTCATGTCGGAGAAAGACGGCTGGATGCATATCTACTCGTTGGACGTCACCGCGGCCCAGCCATCCGCAAAGCAATTGACGTCGGGTAAGTGGGAAGTCGAAAGCGCGCGGCTCTCGAGCGATCGAACGAAGATATTTTTTACCTCGAATGAAGTTCACCCCGGCGAGCGCCACTTCTACACGATGTCCGTCGACGGCGGGCCGGCGACGCGCATCACGACCATGACCGGATCGAACGAGGCGACGGTATCGCCCGACGAAAAATCGCTCGCGATCATTTATTCTTACAGCACCAAGCCGCCCGAACTATACGTAATGCCGTTCACACCCGGCGCTCAGGCAAAGCAGGTGACGACCACGCCCACGGATGAGTGGCGTGCCTTCAAGTGGATTGATCCCAAAGTCATCATCTACAAGGCGCGCGACGGCGCCGAAGTATATGCACGGCTCTTCACCCCGGAGATGATCGGCGCTAAACGCGACCCGCGGCGCCCCGCCGTCATCTTTGTGCACGGCGCCGGGTACCTGCAGAATGCCCATAAGTACTGGTCATCGAGCTACTATCGCGAGTTCATGTTTAACAACCTGCTCGCCTCGCGCGGTTATGTCGTCCTCGATCCCGACTATCGAGCAAGTTCCGGCTACGGCCGTGACTGGCGCACGGCCATTTACGAGCACATGGGCGGCAAGGATCTCGACGACATCGTCGACGGCGCGAAATACCTGGTGGTGACGGAGAAGGTCGATCCGAAACGCATCGGTCTCTACGGCGGCAGCTACGGCGGATTTTTGACGCTCATGGCGCTGTTCACGACCCGGGATGTCTTCGCTGCCGGCGCGGCGCTTCGGCCCGTGACCGACTGGGCGCATTATAACCATGGTTACACAGCCCAGATCCTCAATATGCCTCAGAGTGATCTGGAGGCTTACAAGCGCAGCTCGCCCATCTATTTTGCCGACGGCCTGAAAGGCCACCTGCTCATTTGCCACGGCATGGTGGACACGAACGTGTTCTTCCAGGACACCGTCCGGCTGATCCAGCGCCTCATCGAGCTGCGCAAGGAAAACTGGGAGGTCGCGCCCTTCCCGGTGGAAAATCACAGTTTCACCGAGGAGACGAGCTGGGCCGACGAGTACAAGCGGATTCTGAAACTCTTCGAGGGAGACCTGAGACGTTGA
- the nrfD gene encoding polysulfide reductase NrfD, with product MNQAAIDTLYELLKQVTGFIYPNEVEVHWSILIVIYPYLTGLVAGAFILASLVKVFNVKEVQAVYRLALLTALAFLLIAPLPLLLHLGHPERAYEIFLNPNFSSAMAMFGFVYAWYLMVVLVLEIWFAYRKDLIEWAQHETFPMRWIHRIMALFSSDLSPRALEFDRKLMKAITIIGIPSAFLLHGYVGFIFGSIKANPWWSSVLMPIVFLFSAIVSGIALVILLYMIILPLRGEKIDMQCLDRMSSFLFYSVIVDFSLECLDFIHRLYESEESIRILSELVMNKLFVSLAIIQVLLGMLLPLGIMVCIKLFKFDAELRKLLYFLSVILIQLGIFATRWNVVIGGQMFSKSFRGLTTYKMEIGGIEGLLMTLALLVLPLLVLTILVKLLPPWGDAPKTSLEQAKG from the coding sequence ATGAATCAAGCGGCTATCGACACCTTGTACGAACTCTTGAAGCAGGTGACCGGATTTATCTATCCGAACGAGGTCGAAGTCCACTGGTCCATATTGATTGTGATTTACCCGTACCTGACCGGGTTGGTGGCCGGGGCGTTCATCCTCGCTTCGCTCGTCAAAGTATTCAACGTGAAAGAAGTACAGGCGGTCTACCGCCTTGCGCTCCTGACGGCACTGGCATTTCTTCTGATTGCGCCGCTCCCTTTGCTTCTGCATCTGGGGCACCCGGAGCGGGCCTACGAGATCTTCCTGAATCCCAACTTCAGCTCCGCCATGGCCATGTTCGGATTTGTTTACGCGTGGTACCTGATGGTGGTGCTGGTGCTGGAGATCTGGTTCGCCTATCGCAAGGATCTCATCGAATGGGCGCAGCATGAAACCTTTCCGATGCGCTGGATCCATAGAATCATGGCCTTGTTCTCCAGCGATCTGAGCCCGCGGGCGCTCGAGTTCGACCGCAAGCTGATGAAGGCGATCACCATCATAGGCATCCCTTCGGCCTTCCTGCTCCACGGCTATGTCGGATTCATCTTCGGTTCGATCAAGGCGAATCCCTGGTGGAGCAGCGTGCTGATGCCGATCGTTTTTTTGTTCTCCGCCATCGTTTCGGGCATCGCGCTGGTGATCTTGCTTTACATGATCATCCTCCCCCTGAGGGGAGAAAAAATCGACATGCAGTGCCTGGACCGAATGTCCTCTTTCCTGTTTTACTCGGTGATCGTCGATTTTTCGTTGGAATGTCTCGACTTTATCCACCGGCTCTACGAGAGCGAGGAGTCCATCCGGATCCTGAGCGAGCTGGTAATGAACAAGCTCTTCGTCAGCCTGGCCATCATCCAGGTGCTTCTTGGGATGCTCCTGCCGCTCGGGATCATGGTTTGCATCAAGCTTTTCAAGTTCGATGCCGAGCTCAGAAAACTCTTGTATTTCCTTTCCGTGATCCTGATTCAGCTGGGCATCTTCGCTACGCGGTGGAATGTAGTGATCGGCGGACAGATGTTTTCCAAGAGCTTCCGGGGCTTGACGACCTACAAGATGGAAATCGGCGGGATCGAAGGTCTTCTCATGACCCTGGCGTTGCTGGTTCTGCCGCTGCTGGTGCTCACGATCCTCGTAAAGCTGCTTCCCCCGTGGGGCGATGCTCCGAAAACCAGTCTGGAGCAGGCAAAGGGCTGA
- a CDS encoding putative Ig domain-containing protein, with the protein MHKSSVLSVLSISMALFFPACQRVPQKQEVTVLRDGWRFMTGDNPQYARPEYDDSRWVSIRVDQNWDSQGYDKLDGFAWYRLRVVIPSSLTKSSYLKDGLRIFLGKINNFDQSFLNGRVLGINGMTVPADTPLDDSYTKADTNLYDKERIYVIPPNDPRILWDKENVIAVRVFDAGGLGGMYTGDGSLRMVAFPDYLASDRVAQPFVYEGREILKKFSIRNTSAAHTLEGRFVMRATDKLSGRELSKSETLVRLRPNASRDFTIKMASTDHPAQMECTFTYEPTGEKSAWQEEVPYILTPAPSEEPKINGAGIVGARPGRPFLHAVAATGKRPLTYGAKGLPAGLTLDPATGIISGRTSVRGEYRVVLAAENALGKTERVLTMVIGDRIALTPPMGWNSWNAWGLTVDQNKVLASAQTFKNKGFQNHGWTYINVDDGWEIKGDSPAPKRKANGDIIANERFPDMKALGDRIHALGLKFGIYSSPGPLTCGGYAATYQHEGNDARSWAAWGIDYLKYDWCSYDKIARDNSRAELMKPYQLMRRHLDQIDRDIIYSLCQYGMGKVWEWGAEAGGNLWRTTEDITDTWESLKSIGFSQTENATFAGPGRWNDPDMLVVGWVGWGPSLHPTRLTPDEQYTHISLWCLLSAPLLIGCDLERLDDFTLNLLTNDEVLALDQDPLGRQAVPKITEDAIQVWVKELADGGRAVGIFNLSEGPKDYALDLGKLGYTAPVRARDVWRQRNTGEFKRTIPARVPAHGVVLWKLTQ; encoded by the coding sequence GTGCATAAGAGTTCTGTCCTTTCCGTATTGAGCATCTCGATGGCGTTATTCTTCCCCGCCTGTCAGCGTGTCCCTCAGAAGCAGGAAGTCACCGTTCTCCGCGACGGCTGGCGGTTCATGACCGGCGACAATCCGCAATACGCCAGACCCGAATACGACGATTCCAGGTGGGTTTCGATCCGCGTCGATCAGAATTGGGATTCCCAAGGGTATGACAAGCTCGACGGTTTTGCCTGGTACAGGCTCCGCGTTGTCATACCCTCGAGCCTGACTAAGAGTTCCTATCTCAAAGACGGGCTGCGGATCTTTCTGGGCAAGATCAACAATTTCGACCAGTCGTTCCTCAACGGCCGCGTGTTGGGAATCAATGGGATGACGGTTCCTGCCGACACGCCGCTCGATGACTCCTATACCAAGGCGGACACGAACCTCTACGACAAGGAACGCATCTACGTCATACCGCCGAACGATCCGCGCATTCTTTGGGACAAGGAAAATGTAATCGCCGTTCGGGTTTTCGATGCCGGCGGCCTGGGCGGCATGTACACGGGGGATGGGTCGCTGCGCATGGTCGCCTTCCCTGACTACCTGGCCTCCGACAGGGTGGCACAGCCCTTTGTCTATGAGGGCCGGGAGATCCTAAAGAAGTTTTCCATCCGGAACACATCGGCTGCACACACGCTTGAAGGTCGGTTCGTGATGCGCGCAACGGACAAGTTGTCCGGCCGGGAACTGTCAAAGAGCGAAACGCTCGTGCGGCTCCGGCCGAATGCCAGCCGGGATTTCACGATAAAAATGGCCTCGACGGATCACCCCGCACAAATGGAGTGTACGTTCACCTATGAGCCTACGGGAGAAAAGTCGGCCTGGCAGGAGGAAGTGCCCTACATCTTGACGCCTGCTCCCTCCGAGGAGCCGAAAATCAACGGTGCGGGCATCGTCGGTGCGCGGCCGGGCCGTCCGTTTCTGCACGCCGTTGCGGCCACCGGCAAACGCCCGCTGACGTATGGCGCCAAGGGATTGCCCGCAGGCCTCACGCTCGACCCAGCCACCGGCATCATCAGCGGCCGCACCTCGGTCCGTGGCGAGTACAGAGTCGTGCTCGCTGCGGAGAACGCCCTTGGAAAGACGGAGCGCGTGCTTACCATGGTCATAGGCGACCGCATTGCGCTGACTCCGCCTATGGGCTGGAACAGCTGGAACGCCTGGGGCCTGACCGTCGACCAGAACAAGGTCCTGGCCAGCGCGCAGACGTTTAAAAACAAAGGTTTTCAGAACCATGGCTGGACTTACATAAATGTCGACGATGGGTGGGAGATCAAGGGCGATTCACCGGCTCCGAAACGCAAGGCAAACGGCGACATCATCGCGAACGAGAGGTTCCCGGACATGAAGGCGCTCGGTGACAGAATCCATGCGCTTGGCCTCAAATTCGGGATCTACAGCTCACCTGGCCCGCTGACGTGCGGCGGTTACGCCGCCACATATCAGCACGAAGGCAACGATGCGCGCAGCTGGGCGGCCTGGGGGATCGATTACCTGAAATACGACTGGTGCTCGTACGACAAGATTGCCAGGGACAACTCGCGGGCCGAGCTGATGAAGCCCTATCAACTGATGCGCCGCCACCTCGACCAGATCGACAGGGACATCATCTACAGCCTGTGCCAGTATGGCATGGGAAAAGTATGGGAGTGGGGTGCCGAGGCCGGTGGCAACCTGTGGCGCACCACCGAGGATATCACCGACACCTGGGAGAGTTTGAAGAGCATCGGTTTCAGCCAAACGGAGAATGCGACGTTCGCAGGGCCCGGACGCTGGAATGACCCGGACATGCTCGTTGTCGGCTGGGTCGGCTGGGGGCCCAGCCTCCATCCGACGCGTCTGACACCCGATGAGCAGTACACCCACATCAGCCTCTGGTGCCTGCTCTCCGCCCCGCTGCTCATCGGCTGCGACCTCGAACGATTGGACGACTTCACGCTGAATCTGCTGACCAACGACGAAGTGCTCGCACTCGACCAGGATCCCCTAGGCAGGCAGGCGGTCCCGAAAATCACCGAGGATGCGATCCAGGTCTGGGTAAAGGAACTGGCAGACGGAGGCCGGGCCGTCGGGATCTTCAACCTCAGCGAGGGGCCGAAGGATTACGCACTCGATCTCGGCAAGTTGGGGTACACGGCTCCAGTCAGGGCCAGAGATGTGTGGCGTCAACGGAACACCGGCGAGTTCAAAAGAACGATCCCAGCCCGTGTCCCCGCCCACGGCGTCGTGTTATGGAAGCTCACACAATGA